CTCCGTGGTACTGGCATGGACAGCGCGGTCAATATCTTCAAGGATCAAGTCCGTCAGGCGCAGATCCGCCTTGCTCATGGACAGACGTTGTTCTTTCAGAAGGGAAATGATGTCGGGAATAACCGGAGTCATAGGCAATCCTTCTGATGATAGCGTTCTGTATATTCCATCGATTGATCTTCGCTACAGGGCGAGCTGCAACATATAGCACAGCCCGCAACCGTACAAGCAGGTCTTCCATGACCACGCAGAGATCAGGCTGCCGGATCCTGGTACGCCACCACGTCGATCTCGATCTTGGCATCGATCACCATGGGTGAGGAGACCGTCGAGCGAGCAGGGGGGAAGTCCTGAAAATATTCACGGAAAACACCGTTGAAGCTCCAGAAGTCTCTGGGGTCATCCAGCCAGACGTTAACCTTCACCACATCTTCAAAACCATATCCGGCGTCGGTCAGGATCGCGCGGATGTTTTCAAACACCTGCCGTGTCTGCGCGACGATACCCCCATCGATCAGCTCGCCATTGACCATCGCAGTCTGCCCGGAAACATAGAGAAAGCCGCCCGCCTTGACGGCTTTGGCAAAGGGTAAGTCCTGTCCGCCAGCACCCTGTCCCGCCAGTCGGAAACGCTCAATTGGCATCTTCTTGCTCCTGTCTTTTGTGAAGATAATCTTCTTAAAATGGAAATGCGTGTTGACTTTTTAGTTGATAGGAGGC
This genomic interval from Pokkaliibacter sp. MBI-7 contains the following:
- a CDS encoding RidA family protein yields the protein MPIERFRLAGQGAGGQDLPFAKAVKAGGFLYVSGQTAMVNGELIDGGIVAQTRQVFENIRAILTDAGYGFEDVVKVNVWLDDPRDFWSFNGVFREYFQDFPPARSTVSSPMVIDAKIEIDVVAYQDPAA